Part of the Drosophila pseudoobscura strain MV-25-SWS-2005 chromosome 2, UCI_Dpse_MV25, whole genome shotgun sequence genome, ACTCGAAGAAAAAGGAGAGTTACATTAAATGGTGAAATAAGAAAGTATATAGGAAGTATTTCTTCAGTCTGCACTTAGAGAAAAAAGAGAGTTACATTAAATGGTGAAATAAAAGAGTACATAGGAAGTATTTCTTCACTCTACACTTAGAGAAAAACCCGAGTTACATTAAATAGTAttttattatgtattttactttaaattatttttttttaataatttttactAATTTCGGAACCCACTTCtatgtatttttgttattGCAGAAATGGCGGAGGGTAATGGCGAGCTGTTAGATGACATTAATCAGAAAGCCGATGACCGTGGCGATGGCGAACGTACAGAGGACTATCCGAAGCTCTTGGAGTACGGTTTGGACAAGAAGGTGAGTTGGCTAACCCACCAGGAGGACCTCCAGCCTTTTAATTTGATCACTTGCGTCACGTAGGTCgctggcaaattggatgaaaTTTACAAAACCGGCAAACTCGCTCACGCCGAGCTGGATGAGCGCGCCCTGGACGCGCTCAAGGAGTTTCCCGTCGAAGGTGCCTTGAATGTGCTGGGTCAGTTCCTCGAATCGAACCTGGAGCATGTGTCGAATAAGTCCGCCTACCTGTGTGGCGTGATGAAGACATACCGCCAAAAGAGTCGGGCTAGCCAACAGGGCGTGCCCGCGCCCGCCACTGCCGTACAGGTGAAAGGTCCCGATGAGGACAAGATCAAGAAGATTCTCGAGCGCACCGGCTACACATTAGACGTGACGACAGGTGGGTTGTCTGCCACGACCATAGCATACAAGCATCTAACCGTAATGTATTTGAAGGTCAACGAAAATATGGCGGACCGCCACCGGACTGGGAGGGCAACGTGCCCGGCAATGGATGCGAGGTGTTCTGCGGCAAGATACCCAAGGACATGTACGAGGATGAGCTCATACCGCTATTCGAGAACTGCGGCACAATCTGGGACCTACGCCTTATGATGGACCCGATGACAGGCACAAATCGTGGTTATGCATTTGTCACATTCACAAACCGCGATGCGGCCGTCAATGCAGTGCGCCAGGTATTTATGCCAACCATTGAATCGCCCAccaaccaccacccaccagccCACCAGAACCCCGGCCCACCCAAACAGCAACCAAAACCCTCAAAAACCCCCCGTCCACGACCCTGAATCAGTGctttaatgttttttatacGTATTAACTATTATCctcctatatatatatatatactttatactATATACTACATCTATAACGTATTGTATCCACATATTTACTCTCGGAACAAGTAGGAAACAGCTATGcggccaaaacaaaaccaaaattcGACCTAAAGAAAGAGCAACATTTGCGGAAACCCAAACTTTAAAAGAGAAAAACGATTCGGCGCTTTTAGATTCAACGAGCAAAAATTTGATGcaattttatttagttttttttttcttacctaCCGTATGCTAACTTTACAGTTACTTTCTGCTGTACCGTACTGTACCTCTCTGCCTTGATATTTCCAAACAAATTCGAACCATAGGCAACGCTATCTGTCTCACTatctgctgtctctctctctctccgctctctctctctatctctctgtctctctttttctgtAACTTGTAATGCATGTCCCGTCTtctagtacatacatatatgagttGTAATATTTAGTTAATCCGAAAGAATCTCTCTCTACCAGCGCATTCGAAATCGTACAAATTTCAGATTTGAAAagagttctctctctctctctctctctctatctaaaGAATCTGGCCTCCTCCCTCTACACACCCCCccacacgacacacacacacacacacccaatcCAAGCCCCCCGTCTATTTCTGTATTATTTGATATACTATTTTCTTTTTAGTTGAATTCTCTTTAATCTTAAGTCGAGCTATGTAGCTATCAACTTTTTCGTAGAGATCTAAGCAGCGTGCGTGTTCTCGACCATACTGTCTGGTTTTATTTAAACGAGCATGTcccaacaaaaatttgcaGAACGTGATATGTACCTCTTTAACCACTTAATcactaaccaaaaaaaaacgttttcCTTTAAcattttctaaaaaaaaacctcaacTGCGGCCCCGCTTCGAAACGAAATTGGTAATGCAATAAATTACTTTTCAAAGTCTTCTTTTTTTAGTTAACCTTTccctacaaaaaaaaaaaaaccacctcccccttaattgatttatttcgaaattgtttaattagtttttatgatttatgattttgttgtcgtattattatttattattaacaGTGAATTGGTATTAAAAAGAAACTCGTTTTACCTTCCCTTCCACCATTTAGCTCGATAATCACGAAATAAAACCCGGCAAGTGtctgaaaataaatataagcGTACCGAATCTGCGCCTTTTCGTAGGCAATATACCCAAGTCAAAGGGCAAAGATGAAATTTTAGAGGAATTTGGTAAACTTACAGGTAAATTGtcaaacaaaattaacaaaacaacaacaaaaaaaaaatgtattttaaattACCATCAACTGGaggtggagagtggagagctCCATGCTCCAAAAATCGGCTTTAAATCGAAAACAAAAATCCAATTGGCTAAAATGGGAAAATTGGCTAATTGCGGGAGGACTTACCGTTAGGACTTTAGGCTAGGAAAGGGTCGTAGGATTTTTAGTatacattatttaatatatttattttttgtttcacaACTCATTCTAACTATTCACCTACCGCCTCACCCACACTGCAAACAACCATCCAGCCACCCAACCATCTACCGCCCATCCGCCCATCTACACATTGAAAGGCGTCTGaaccccaccaccccccacccaagCTGCCTGAGACACTCTTTTCAAATGCGCGCGCCGCtcaccaaaaaaacaaaaacaaaccacaaTCATCAACGGATGCATTCCTAAGTTTTATCTTTTAGGTTGCCTCATagcacacccacccacacccacacacccacacacacacatagaaacAATGACACGCCCATTTCTGTCATTGCCATACCGTTATATAAGCTTGAATTGTCGTACAAGAATATTTCTTTTCAACTTATTTACATAATATCTCCAGTCATTAACtttgaaccaaaaaaaaaaaccaaagaaaaccaaaccaaaccgaaaaaaaagaaagaaatttttaaaaattatttaccAAATTAATATGCATTCCAACAAACTTTCGTTTTCCATTATGTTCTATAACTACTATTCCACATTGTAAGAAAGCAGGCTACCCTCCTACCCACTAGATACTATcaaatattacgtatacgcagcgttgAGTGTTCAAGCCAGAAAGTCGCTCGATTCGAAACGCCCAATTGGCCAAAGCAAAAAGGTAAGATCTGGTCGGTAAGGAGTGACTTTCTGGCTGTAAATACAACAATATAGAACATGCCTGCAGAATTTGCccatatgttttttttttgttttttttttccttttcgaaCTTGTATAATTCTGCATAGTAAGTACTAGACTAGTAGCTGAAAACAGACCAGCCGAATAGCTAAAGAAATGAACAATTTTTTGAGTAAATTCCGTTTTTATTTGGCACGCATACAAAGTATAAAAGAAAACCTACTAAAGACTAGATTCTAGAGTTCCACACTTACCTTTGTACCATCACCCCataccaaacacacacacacacacacacaccagtcACATTATTCACCCAAcccgaaaaaccaaaaaaccaaaaaccaatccAAAATCAAATCGCAGTACCAATGGAATACAAATTTTTCATAGcaaatcaaaattttcttttgttttgtgtgaaCTTTTAAACAATTGCAGCTAAATGATTTTGAAATTCGGAAAGGCAAAAAGATTGGTGTTACGATATCATTTAACAATCACCGGCTATTTGTCGGCAATATACCTAAGAATAGAGATCGCGACGAATTAATTGAGGAATTTTCTAAACATGCACGTAAGTgatccaaaaaccaaaaaaccagcAACCAAAACCAACcacaaacaaagcaaaagacccaaaaaaaaatacaaaatacaaaaaaaaatataatacctAGACCCTATAGCCCCCGCCCAGACCCTAGACCATAGACCAGTCCAGCAcattcccccccacccccacaatTGGCTCCCGGAATTGGccgaaaacaaataaatatatatatataaatataatctAATCAATGTTTTTAGGGGCGATACTTGCAGAATGTGAAAAGAGCATGGAAGCCTGTTTATGCCAAGTATCAAttggatttttgttttgcaattttcgCTTTTAAAACGCTTAAAACAACTCAAATTTGATAACAAAATTTATGATACACTCAAAAATAAATCCCAAAACACGAACAGCATCCTAACCAGAGACCAGAATCCAAGGCTGGGCCTCGATGGAAGCCCCGCCTTGG contains:
- the Syp gene encoding heterogeneous nuclear ribonucleoprotein R isoform X25; protein product: MRAATVTAAASDSQAGRPSAGTPEKRVVGVSSRIFRSRSSKMAEGNGELLDDINQKADDRGDGERTEDYPKLLEYGLDKKVAGKLDEIYKTGKLAHAELDERALDALKEFPVEGALNVLGQFLESNLEHVSNKSAYLCGVMKTYRQKSRASQQGVPAPATAVQVKGPDEDKIKKILERTGYTLDVTTGQRKYGGPPPDWEGNVPGNGCEVFCGKIPKDMYEDELIPLFENCGTIWDLRLMMDPMTGTNRGYAFVTFTNRDAAVNAVRQLDNHEIKPGKCLKINISVPNLRLFVGNIPKSKGKDEILEEFGKLTAGLYEVIIYSSPDDKKKNRGFCFLEYESHKAASLAKRRLGTGRIKVWGCDIIVDWADPQEEPDEQTMSKVKVLYVRNLTQDVTEEKLKEQFEQYGKVERVKKIKDYAFIHFEDRDSAVEAMRGLNGKEIGASNIEVSLAKPPSDKKKKEEILRARERRMMQMMQARPGLVGFETLSPYRNLSPTHPSMMSLTPMRLPGARMPLRTPIPREYANVKHPVYCLMLYHRSR
- the Syp gene encoding heterogeneous nuclear ribonucleoprotein R isoform X26, with the translated sequence MRAATVTAAASDSQAGRPSAGTPEKRVVGVSSRIFRSRSSKMAEGNGELLDDINQKADDRGDGERTEDYPKLLEYGLDKKVAGKLDEIYKTGKLAHAELDERALDALKEFPVEGALNVLGQFLESNLEHVSNKSAYLCGVMKTYRQKSRASQQGVPAPATAVQVKGPDEDKIKKILERTGYTLDVTTGQRKYGGPPPDWEGNVPGNGCEVFCGKIPKDMYEDELIPLFENCGTIWDLRLMMDPMTGTNRGYAFVTFTNRDAAVNAVRQLDNHEIKPGKCLKINISVPNLRLFVGNIPKSKGKDEILEEFGKLTAGLYEVIIYSSPDDKKKNRGFCFLEYESHKAASLAKRRLGTGRIKVWGCDIIVDWADPQEEPDEQTMSKVKVLYVRNLTQDVTEEKLKEQFEQYGKVERVKKIKDYAFIHFEDRDSAVEAMRGLNGKEIGASNIEVSLAKPPSDKKKKEEILRARERRMMQMMQARPGLVGNLSPTHPSMMSLTPMRLPGARMPLRTPIPREYANVKHPVYCLMLYHRSR